One Weissella coleopterorum DNA segment encodes these proteins:
- a CDS encoding DUF2922 family protein has protein sequence MVNQEKIKQTDLQLELVYQLVDGHEFILKVNNVIDSLTKEQVKNIMERLMHFEWITDLKGKTRFPAGMKPKSARYTHRNYQMIWQQSDKNNSWMN, from the coding sequence ATGGTAAATCAAGAAAAAATAAAGCAAACAGATTTACAGCTTGAATTAGTGTATCAACTTGTTGATGGGCATGAATTTATATTAAAAGTGAATAATGTCATCGATAGTCTCACTAAAGAACAGGTAAAAAACATCATGGAACGTTTAATGCATTTTGAATGGATCACCGATTTAAAGGGGAAAACACGTTTCCCCGCAGGAATGAAGCCTAAATCAGCACGTTATACACATCGTAATTATCAAATGATTTGGCAACAAAGTGATAAAAATAATAGTTGGATGAATTAA
- a CDS encoding glycosyltransferase family 2 protein, with protein MDKLAVLIPAYNEEQTIEKVVKDVLEVTQQIPETKIYVYDNNSKDKTVELAIKAGAVVRHEFAQGKGAVIRRMFREVEAEAYIMIDADDTYPVEAIPEMYAKIVDRGVDMVVGDRLSSTYFEENKRPFHNVGNSLVRWLINFLFKTDIRDILTGYRGFSFRFVKTFPVLSRGFEIETEMSIHATEKKMLVENQIVTYRDRPEGSESKLSTVGDGLKVLKTVINLYRGYHPFAFYAIFSVLSWLISFTLFITRVWVPYAETKLVDNMPSLIVSMILLVLGVIAFFSGSILNAIQTNDKRSFELSLISADERFRDTSK; from the coding sequence ATGGATAAATTAGCAGTGTTAATTCCAGCCTATAATGAAGAACAAACAATTGAAAAAGTAGTTAAGGACGTCTTAGAAGTTACGCAACAAATTCCAGAAACTAAAATTTATGTATATGACAATAATTCTAAGGATAAGACTGTAGAATTAGCTATTAAAGCAGGTGCCGTGGTCCGACATGAATTTGCACAAGGTAAGGGTGCGGTGATTAGGCGCATGTTTCGTGAGGTAGAAGCCGAAGCATACATCATGATTGATGCAGATGATACATATCCAGTTGAAGCAATTCCAGAAATGTATGCCAAAATTGTTGATCGTGGTGTTGACATGGTTGTGGGTGATCGGTTGTCGTCGACATATTTTGAAGAGAATAAACGTCCGTTCCACAATGTTGGGAATAGTTTGGTACGTTGGTTGATTAATTTCTTATTTAAGACGGATATCCGTGATATTTTGACAGGTTACCGTGGATTTAGTTTCCGGTTTGTTAAAACTTTCCCAGTACTTTCACGTGGATTTGAAATAGAAACTGAAATGTCAATTCATGCAACTGAGAAAAAAATGCTGGTTGAAAACCAAATTGTGACTTATCGTGACCGTCCAGAAGGTTCTGAATCAAAGTTAAGTACGGTTGGTGATGGTTTAAAGGTCTTAAAGACGGTTATCAATTTATATCGTGGATATCATCCATTTGCTTTTTATGCGATTTTTTCAGTTCTTTCATGGCTTATTTCATTTACACTGTTCATTACAAGAGTATGGGTACCATATGCTGAAACAAAATTAGTGGATAACATGCCAAGCTTAATTGTCTCAATGATTTTGTTGGTATTAGGAGTGATTGCGTTCTTCTCAGGTTCAATTTTGAATGCGATTCAAACTAATGATAAGCGGTCATTTGAATTATCATTAATTTCAGCTGATGAACGATTCCGGGATACGAGTAAGTAA
- a CDS encoding amino acid permease, giving the protein MDDKGGAKKIGLIALISGVVTSCLGSGIFNVSTTLAQGSTIGVTIIAWIFVMIGIGALSWVFTSLSRTQPELNGVTDYAYAGSGKLAAASSGISYFVSGFSGNLAFLIMLAQAISIFSRYVPFLATFQEGNSPVTLIFISLFSWLLTWGVIKYGAEKVSKFNTIVTIFKVSALFVFIIFGIIFFKSGIFSAHFWQNVTNNMGHLTFSKITFGGFMNQFGAGLLSMIFLFVGIESASMLGDRAEKKSDIGKATMIGTVVLFFLYFVISVLPFGMLSQAKLATISQPGLVYVTENTVGPLGSAFMSIALIITLVGALLSWFLLPVEPLQRLSEQNIFPKWMGKTNDVGAPVGSLVFTQVLLQALILTLIFTDSAYQFALSLCTVAIVISYFFVGTYQLKLGLQQHAAKVWLPGLIVVVFEIIAVAVSGLEYLALSTLVLVLGFGFYIYTVGSNKINKIEWLMMVIVTVVAIGTVIGLMTGAIAI; this is encoded by the coding sequence ATGGATGATAAAGGTGGAGCAAAAAAAATTGGTCTAATTGCCCTCATTAGTGGTGTTGTGACTAGTTGTTTAGGTTCAGGAATATTTAACGTATCAACAACCCTAGCACAGGGTAGTACCATTGGCGTGACAATTATTGCTTGGATTTTCGTTATGATTGGAATCGGAGCATTGTCTTGGGTCTTTACGAGTTTATCTCGTACCCAACCTGAATTAAATGGTGTAACAGACTACGCTTATGCTGGTAGTGGTAAGTTAGCGGCAGCTAGTTCAGGGATATCATATTTCGTAAGTGGTTTTTCTGGGAATCTGGCGTTCTTAATTATGTTGGCCCAAGCGATTAGTATCTTTTCACGTTATGTACCATTCTTGGCGACATTTCAAGAAGGAAATAGTCCGGTCACATTAATTTTCATCTCGCTATTCTCTTGGCTCCTAACATGGGGCGTTATCAAATATGGGGCAGAAAAAGTTTCTAAATTTAATACGATTGTTACGATCTTTAAAGTTAGTGCTTTGTTTGTCTTCATTATTTTTGGAATTATCTTCTTCAAGTCTGGAATTTTTTCAGCTCACTTCTGGCAAAATGTGACTAACAATATGGGGCATTTAACATTTAGTAAAATTACCTTTGGTGGGTTCATGAATCAATTCGGTGCAGGATTACTTTCAATGATTTTCTTGTTTGTGGGAATTGAATCAGCTTCAATGCTGGGTGATCGTGCCGAAAAAAAGTCTGATATTGGAAAAGCAACTATGATTGGAACTGTCGTGTTGTTCTTCTTGTATTTCGTGATTTCAGTACTTCCATTTGGAATGTTGAGTCAAGCAAAGTTAGCGACGATCAGTCAACCAGGCTTAGTATATGTCACTGAAAATACGGTTGGTCCATTAGGATCGGCCTTCATGAGTATTGCTTTGATTATTACTTTGGTTGGAGCATTATTGAGCTGGTTCTTGTTGCCGGTTGAACCATTACAACGTTTATCAGAACAAAATATTTTCCCAAAGTGGATGGGAAAAACTAATGACGTTGGTGCACCGGTCGGAAGCTTAGTATTTACACAAGTTCTGTTACAAGCTTTGATTTTGACATTGATTTTCACCGACTCTGCTTATCAATTTGCTTTGAGTTTGTGTACGGTGGCGATCGTTATTAGTTACTTCTTTGTCGGAACTTATCAATTGAAGTTAGGTTTGCAACAACATGCAGCGAAGGTTTGGTTACCTGGTTTGATTGTTGTAGTCTTTGAAATCATTGCGGTTGCGGTTTCAGGATTGGAATACTTAGCATTATCAACTTTGGTTTTGGTTTTGGGATTTGGTTTCTATATTTATACGGTTGGATCAAATAAAATTAATAAAATTGAATGGTTGATGATGGTGATTGTAACCGTTGTTGCAATTGGAACAGTGATTGGATTGATGACCGGCGCGATTGCAATTTAA
- the arcC gene encoding carbamate kinase — protein MTKRVIFALGGNAILTKDASAKAQQAALKDTAQKLAGYVKANPDAQLVVTHGNGPQVGNLLLQGALGATENNPAMPLDTVGAMTQGEIGFWMANALDEQLEDSQVVTVVTRTVVDGKDQAFQNPTKPIGMFYQEAELDELKAAHPDWVFKEDAGRGFRRVVPSPKPINIVESRSIENLANSGAVLIAGGGGGIPVVKTEHGYDGVEAVIDKDFTAAKLAEVVDADELVILTAVDMAYIKFGTPDEKPLREISISEARKYVDDGEFAEGSMKPKILALISFVERTGKRAVMTSLENIAEYGENGRATVIVPD, from the coding sequence ATGACAAAACGTGTAATCTTCGCACTTGGTGGTAACGCCATTTTAACTAAAGATGCATCAGCAAAAGCACAACAAGCGGCCTTAAAAGATACGGCGCAAAAATTGGCTGGGTACGTTAAAGCTAATCCAGATGCTCAATTGGTAGTGACTCATGGAAATGGCCCTCAAGTAGGGAATCTCTTATTGCAAGGTGCGTTAGGTGCGACAGAAAATAATCCAGCGATGCCATTAGATACAGTAGGTGCGATGACTCAAGGAGAAATTGGGTTCTGGATGGCTAATGCGTTAGATGAGCAATTAGAGGACAGCCAGGTCGTGACGGTTGTGACCAGGACAGTTGTTGATGGGAAAGATCAAGCTTTCCAAAATCCAACAAAGCCAATTGGAATGTTCTATCAAGAAGCAGAATTAGACGAACTTAAGGCTGCGCACCCTGATTGGGTCTTTAAAGAAGATGCAGGTCGTGGATTCCGCCGGGTGGTTCCATCTCCAAAACCGATCAATATTGTAGAATCAAGGTCAATTGAGAATTTGGCTAATTCTGGTGCTGTATTGATTGCTGGTGGTGGGGGCGGAATCCCTGTAGTGAAGACTGAACATGGTTACGATGGAGTCGAAGCCGTAATTGATAAAGACTTTACAGCTGCGAAGCTAGCAGAAGTTGTGGACGCGGATGAGTTAGTTATTTTGACAGCCGTTGACATGGCCTATATCAAATTTGGAACACCGGATGAGAAGCCATTACGCGAAATTTCAATCTCAGAAGCACGTAAGTATGTGGACGATGGAGAATTTGCAGAGGGTTCAATGAAGCCAAAGATTCTAGCTTTGATTTCGTTTGTTGAGCGGACTGGTAAGCGAGCCGTAATGACTAGTTTGGAAAATATTGCTGAATATGGTGAAAATGGTCGAGCTACTGTGATCGTGCCAGATTAA
- a CDS encoding YihY/virulence factor BrkB family protein translates to MKKTIKKVTDNLYIKTIYNTVTRINLGVATAAISYYGFLSLFPAIIFLAAILPLLGLTTDVIMHFLDNGMPKSIAGMLLPMIESILKHPGVGTLSLSALVALWSLSRVVAMIRQAQNEIYDVKVSNNSLLGRAISVAWLILLLGIMGVLFLLFSIGTNILDALPINAQLTNQLNHIKSAAIPIGMFFGLCLFNFLIPAKNPRFIFVMLGTGVQLLGMLALAKGFGFYVKLAGHSYSFYQAIGSVVILMIWLNLVATIALIGTMVTAILDQLWPQKKAPFSKVNQILERTENKNKSD, encoded by the coding sequence ATGAAAAAAACCATCAAAAAGGTGACAGATAATCTGTATATTAAAACTATTTATAATACGGTTACCCGTATTAATTTAGGCGTTGCCACGGCAGCTATTTCGTATTATGGGTTCCTATCATTGTTTCCGGCAATTATATTTTTAGCAGCTATTTTGCCGTTGTTAGGTTTGACCACGGATGTAATTATGCATTTTTTGGATAATGGAATGCCAAAGTCAATTGCGGGCATGCTATTACCAATGATTGAATCAATTTTAAAACATCCTGGGGTGGGGACCCTATCATTGTCAGCCTTAGTAGCTTTATGGTCTTTAAGCCGAGTTGTAGCCATGATTAGACAGGCACAAAATGAAATTTATGATGTAAAAGTAAGCAATAATTCGCTTCTCGGACGTGCGATTTCAGTGGCGTGGTTGATTTTGTTGTTGGGGATTATGGGAGTCCTATTTTTGCTTTTCTCAATTGGAACGAATATATTGGATGCATTGCCAATAAACGCGCAATTAACGAACCAGTTGAATCATATAAAATCAGCAGCAATTCCAATTGGAATGTTTTTTGGTCTTTGCTTATTTAATTTTCTGATTCCAGCCAAAAATCCGCGATTTATTTTTGTGATGTTGGGGACCGGTGTACAATTATTAGGGATGTTGGCTTTAGCTAAAGGCTTTGGATTTTACGTTAAATTGGCGGGGCATTCTTATTCATTCTATCAAGCGATAGGATCAGTGGTTATTTTAATGATTTGGCTTAATCTAGTTGCGACCATCGCTCTAATTGGAACAATGGTGACAGCAATATTAGATCAGTTATGGCCGCAAAAAAAGGCTCCTTTTAGTAAAGTTAATCAAATTTTAGAACGAACAGAAAATAAAAATAAATCAGATTAA
- a CDS encoding helix-turn-helix domain-containing protein, with the protein MSNINELIQHNGKIKAAADSLHIRRNTLNFRLDALSKSSNQNLLNFKRRILTYMVLWK; encoded by the coding sequence ATGAGTAACATAAATGAATTAATTCAACATAATGGGAAAATCAAAGCAGCGGCTGATAGCCTTCATATCCGTCGGAACACTTTAAATTTCCGGCTTGATGCACTAAGTAAATCATCAAATCAAAATCTCCTTAACTTTAAACGTCGTATCCTTACCTACATGGTCCTTTGGAAATAA
- the argF gene encoding ornithine carbamoyltransferase — translation MTNYDVLRGMNGRSFLKEIDFTPAELQELINLSIDLRDELETQKSGGATVTKYLHDKNVILLFSKTSTRTRLSFEFGADELGANTVYIDPNSSQFGKKESVADSARVFAGMADGIEYRGFAQSDMEAMAENAVDTKGRHKPVWNGLTDEWHPTQMIADFMTVQEEFGHLGNDITLTFVGDGRNNVAHSLLVAGTMLGVNVHIVAPKELQPASDVVAIAEKYAKETGAKPMITSDVDEGVKGSNVLYADVWVSMGEDNWEERLNLLGDYQINADLMAKTGHEDTILMHCLPAYHDMNTKMANDAHENFPGMVGEDGIEVTNEVFEGSQGRQFEEAENRKHSIKAIMVATLGDMSMYPES, via the coding sequence ATGACAAATTATGATGTATTGCGCGGCATGAACGGACGTTCTTTCTTAAAGGAAATCGACTTTACTCCCGCCGAATTACAAGAATTGATTAACTTAAGTATTGATTTACGTGATGAGCTTGAAACTCAAAAATCAGGTGGAGCTACAGTCACAAAATATCTACATGATAAGAATGTTATCTTGTTGTTCTCAAAAACTTCAACACGAACACGTCTATCATTTGAATTCGGAGCTGATGAATTAGGAGCTAATACCGTTTATATCGATCCAAATTCAAGTCAATTTGGAAAGAAAGAATCAGTAGCTGATTCAGCTCGGGTCTTTGCAGGAATGGCTGATGGAATTGAGTATCGTGGATTTGCTCAATCAGACATGGAAGCGATGGCTGAGAATGCTGTAGACACAAAAGGTCGTCATAAGCCAGTTTGGAATGGTTTGACTGATGAATGGCATCCAACACAAATGATTGCTGACTTTATGACTGTGCAAGAAGAATTTGGTCATCTTGGTAACGACATTACTTTGACTTTCGTTGGTGACGGTCGCAATAACGTGGCTCATTCATTGCTTGTTGCGGGAACAATGTTGGGTGTAAACGTGCATATCGTCGCACCAAAGGAATTACAACCAGCAAGTGATGTTGTCGCAATTGCTGAAAAGTATGCTAAAGAAACTGGTGCTAAGCCAATGATCACTAGTGATGTTGACGAAGGCGTTAAGGGATCAAACGTATTGTATGCTGATGTTTGGGTATCAATGGGTGAAGATAACTGGGAAGAGCGCTTGAACTTGCTTGGTGATTATCAAATCAATGCTGATTTGATGGCTAAGACTGGTCATGAAGATACAATCTTGATGCACTGCTTACCAGCCTATCACGATATGAATACAAAGATGGCAAACGATGCTCACGAAAACTTCCCTGGAATGGTTGGAGAAGACGGAATTGAAGTAACTAATGAAGTCTTTGAAGGTTCACAAGGACGTCAATTCGAAGAAGCGGAAAACCGTAAGCACTCAATTAAGGCGATTATGGTTGCTACTTTGGGCGACATGTCAATGTATCCAGAATCTTAA
- a CDS encoding undecaprenyl-diphosphate phosphatase: MFDFIKSIIIGIVEGLTEFLPVSSTGHIIIAESLMKIPGGAVWTKAFMNVFDYVIQLGAIMAVIQLYFHKLNPFSPKKNTLEKQQTWQLWFKVIVACLPAAVIGLLMNDFMDAHFMTPTVVASALIFYGILFILLEKYNERESVQPWLTDVNKMSYKLAFTIGLIQVLSIIPGTSRSGATILGAVFLGVSRVAAAEFSFFLSIPVMVGVSILKLGSFFHKGGTFTGMQGAVLAIGFIVSWVVAWYAIKFMMNYIKQNDFKAFGWYRIIIGIIVIILGVFGLLHM, from the coding sequence ATGTTTGACTTTATTAAATCAATTATAATCGGGATTGTTGAGGGATTAACGGAATTTTTACCAGTTTCATCAACCGGTCATATTATTATTGCTGAGTCATTAATGAAAATACCAGGTGGAGCAGTTTGGACGAAAGCATTTATGAATGTTTTTGATTATGTGATTCAATTGGGTGCCATTATGGCAGTGATTCAATTATATTTCCATAAATTAAATCCATTTTCACCTAAAAAAAACACACTTGAAAAGCAACAAACGTGGCAACTATGGTTTAAGGTTATCGTAGCTTGTTTGCCAGCCGCGGTGATTGGTCTATTAATGAATGATTTTATGGACGCTCACTTTATGACGCCAACGGTTGTGGCAAGTGCGCTAATTTTTTATGGAATTTTGTTTATTTTATTAGAAAAGTATAATGAACGTGAATCAGTACAACCGTGGCTGACTGATGTGAATAAAATGTCATATAAATTGGCCTTTACGATTGGTTTAATTCAAGTTTTGTCAATTATCCCAGGGACTTCACGTTCGGGCGCAACCATTCTAGGAGCAGTCTTCTTAGGGGTGTCACGTGTCGCCGCCGCTGAATTCTCATTTTTCCTTAGTATCCCTGTCATGGTTGGTGTTTCAATTCTAAAGTTAGGTAGTTTCTTCCATAAAGGTGGGACATTTACTGGTATGCAGGGTGCGGTATTGGCAATTGGCTTTATCGTTTCATGGGTTGTTGCTTGGTATGCTATTAAATTTATGATGAACTATATTAAACAAAATGATTTCAAAGCCTTTGGTTGGTATCGAATCATTATTGGAATCATCGTTATTATTTTGGGTGTTTTTGGATTATTACATATGTAA
- the arcA gene encoding arginine deiminase codes for MIKNPAIQVNSEIGTLKTVLLHRPGAEIENITPDTMERLLFDDIPFLKNAQIEHDYFAKTLQDKGIETVYIEQLLEDVLADSAVKDDFLTRYLNEHHYMNDAMKDIKGYLNTLSTHDLVATIYAGVRRELVDFKHPNLHDVAGSDAENPFLMDPLPNAYFTRDPQAMMGSGLTINYMTFEARRPESLITEFVMKYHPRFAGNVDIWLDRNTDARIEGGDELVLNDHVLAVGVSQRTSSRAIQALAEELFTNEDSNFDTIVAVEIPHNHAMMHLDTVFTMVNYDQFTVFPGIMDDDGKMNINVLHAGDQGQVVMEHRTNLKDTLKEVLKLDDLDLIETGDGDPIIAPREQWNDGSNNLTIAPGEVVTYDRNYVSIKLMQEHGIKVNEIKSSELARGRGGGRCMSQPIWRDNL; via the coding sequence ATGATTAAGAATCCAGCAATTCAAGTCAATTCAGAAATTGGTACTTTGAAGACAGTCTTGTTACATAGGCCAGGTGCAGAAATTGAAAATATTACACCTGATACAATGGAACGTTTATTGTTCGATGATATTCCTTTCTTGAAGAACGCTCAAATTGAGCATGATTATTTTGCAAAGACTTTGCAAGATAAGGGAATCGAAACGGTTTATATCGAACAATTGTTAGAAGATGTCTTAGCTGATTCAGCGGTTAAGGATGATTTCTTAACACGTTATCTAAATGAACATCATTACATGAACGATGCAATGAAGGATATCAAAGGATATCTAAATACATTATCAACCCACGATTTAGTAGCTACGATTTACGCAGGTGTTCGTCGCGAGTTGGTTGACTTTAAGCACCCTAACCTTCACGATGTGGCTGGCTCAGATGCCGAAAATCCATTCTTAATGGATCCATTGCCAAATGCTTACTTCACACGTGATCCACAGGCAATGATGGGAAGCGGATTAACAATTAATTATATGACTTTTGAGGCCCGTCGTCCTGAATCATTAATTACTGAGTTTGTGATGAAGTATCACCCACGCTTTGCAGGAAACGTTGATATCTGGCTCGATCGTAATACTGACGCTCGAATCGAAGGTGGAGACGAATTAGTTCTTAATGATCATGTTTTGGCGGTTGGGGTTTCACAACGTACTTCAAGCCGTGCAATCCAAGCCTTGGCTGAAGAACTATTTACTAATGAAGATAGTAACTTCGATACAATCGTGGCAGTTGAGATTCCGCATAACCACGCCATGATGCATTTGGATACTGTGTTCACGATGGTTAACTATGATCAATTTACAGTCTTCCCAGGAATCATGGATGATGATGGCAAGATGAATATTAACGTTTTGCACGCTGGTGACCAAGGTCAGGTGGTCATGGAACACCGGACTAACTTGAAGGATACTTTGAAGGAAGTCTTGAAGTTAGATGATTTGGACTTAATTGAGACCGGAGACGGTGATCCAATTATTGCCCCACGTGAACAATGGAATGATGGATCAAATAATTTGACCATTGCACCTGGTGAAGTTGTGACCTATGACCGAAATTATGTATCTATTAAGTTGATGCAAGAGCACGGAATTAAGGTTAACGAGATTAAGTCAAGTGAATTGGCTCGTGGTCGTGGTGGTGGTCGTTGCATGTCACAACCAATCTGGCGTGATAATCTTTAA
- a CDS encoding DUF6020 family protein, whose product MDLKLNSRLILKTVILSILFLLAGIIATSLPITKINQINNNNISDFFQMHWLLILIVILVVICSNFEQSGYIELVTGIFFGFLKVSAVFAHSYTNLKLPQFSEFQILIVTLLIVSYGIFYWRIILCLNVLIVKLRRIIKQNNAKLNLKWWYIVFILLLMWLPVMLVLAPGTTTFDGQRQMDEFFHTSVTSLNFRYMATNHHPWFATLWEGSLLKYGMQLFGGGINQGLLVHSLVLIIISLAAYTYLIMSIKKYFGPIQAILTTIFIGIFPHFINYAVLFEKTGWYQAFFIVFFVSVFRLSKADDQKINLILLVSSGILTSLFRSNGFMVVCATMLFVLLFLGRRLRNTFLWVGIIIPVLIWSNIFIPMMHVMPSSPAEKMNVQFQQVARIYSLHNSNISNSDKMSINAVLPIDNIKEYYQDDNGDNLKQIYPISSFLITDHDILKMRGNWDWYNKQSYKYNIKAFSIVWKKLILQYPEDAIMATIRNKSIDLSPGLDRGNDISLFTGGLTDYFVLANKWTPQYYKLFGNSKWVNTLQNYYNAWAQNPILSIFVNTGLYTWIIIALVFMWFRKKEWQNIPFILGITFSAMINFAGARNGDFRYCVPIVALLPLIILIYSEMMEYKMNRETV is encoded by the coding sequence ATGGATTTAAAATTAAATAGTAGATTAATTTTGAAGACGGTAATTTTAAGCATTTTATTTTTATTAGCTGGAATTATCGCAACTAGTCTTCCAATCACAAAAATTAACCAAATAAATAATAATAATATTAGTGATTTTTTTCAAATGCATTGGCTATTGATTCTAATTGTTATTCTAGTAGTAATATGTAGTAATTTCGAACAAAGTGGATATATAGAATTAGTCACTGGTATTTTTTTTGGTTTTTTAAAAGTGAGTGCAGTTTTTGCCCATTCATATACAAATTTAAAATTACCACAATTTTCAGAGTTTCAAATTTTAATAGTTACTTTGCTAATAGTGAGTTATGGTATTTTTTATTGGCGTATTATTTTATGTTTAAATGTGCTCATTGTGAAATTAAGGAGAATAATTAAACAAAATAATGCTAAATTGAATCTTAAGTGGTGGTATATTGTGTTCATACTGCTTTTGATGTGGTTACCAGTAATGCTTGTATTGGCACCTGGGACCACAACATTTGATGGTCAGAGACAAATGGATGAATTCTTTCATACAAGTGTTACTAGTTTGAATTTTAGGTATATGGCCACCAATCATCATCCTTGGTTTGCTACGCTTTGGGAAGGTTCATTACTTAAGTATGGAATGCAATTATTTGGCGGTGGAATTAATCAAGGATTATTGGTACATTCCTTAGTTTTGATAATTATCAGTTTGGCAGCATATACTTATTTGATTATGAGTATTAAAAAATATTTTGGACCGATCCAAGCAATTCTAACAACTATTTTTATTGGCATTTTCCCACATTTTATTAACTATGCTGTCCTCTTTGAGAAGACGGGTTGGTATCAGGCTTTTTTTATTGTTTTTTTTGTCAGTGTATTTCGTTTAAGTAAAGCGGATGATCAAAAAATTAATTTAATTCTATTGGTCTCTAGTGGGATTTTGACTAGTTTATTTCGTAGTAATGGATTTATGGTAGTATGTGCAACTATGTTGTTTGTACTACTTTTCCTAGGGCGTAGGCTTCGTAATACTTTTCTATGGGTTGGGATTATAATTCCAGTTTTAATTTGGAGTAATATCTTCATTCCTATGATGCATGTTATGCCATCTTCGCCAGCAGAAAAGATGAATGTGCAATTTCAGCAGGTTGCTCGAATCTATTCGCTACATAATTCGAATATTAGTAATTCTGATAAAATGTCAATTAACGCAGTATTACCAATAGATAATATTAAAGAATATTATCAAGATGACAATGGAGATAATTTGAAACAAATTTATCCAATTAGTAGTTTTTTAATTACGGATCACGATATTCTCAAAATGAGAGGGAATTGGGATTGGTATAATAAACAGAGTTATAAATACAACATTAAGGCCTTCAGTATCGTATGGAAAAAATTAATATTACAATATCCTGAAGATGCGATAATGGCTACTATTCGAAATAAGTCGATTGATTTGAGTCCGGGATTAGATCGCGGTAATGATATTTCCTTATTTACAGGTGGGTTGACCGATTATTTCGTATTGGCTAATAAGTGGACTCCACAGTATTACAAACTATTTGGTAATTCAAAATGGGTAAATACTCTTCAAAATTATTACAATGCTTGGGCTCAGAACCCGATACTATCTATTTTTGTTAATACTGGGCTGTATACATGGATTATCATAGCGCTTGTTTTCATGTGGTTTAGAAAAAAAGAATGGCAGAATATTCCGTTTATATTAGGGATAACTTTTTCTGCAATGATCAATTTTGCAGGAGCTAGGAATGGCGATTTTAGGTACTGTGTTCCTATTGTAGCTCTCTTACCTTTGATAATCTTGATTTATTCTGAAATGATGGAATATAAAATGAATAGAGAGACAGTGTAG